A genome region from Candidatus Dadabacteria bacterium includes the following:
- a CDS encoding succinate dehydrogenase/fumarate reductase iron-sulfur subunit, with translation MSVAKLRVFRGDAQGGEEKEYEVPVDEGMVVLDALFYIQANYNGDLAIRWNCKAAKCGSCSTEINGKPKLACKTRMDSFAEGETITVYPIKAFPVIKDLVTDVSWNYEVSKKIPPFTPAEDTEWVMYQEDVERGQEFRKCIECFLCQNVCHILRDHNRKDAFAGPRFMIKIAEREMHPLDVLDRREFAREEAGVGFCNITKCCTEVCPEDIHITDNGIIPLKERVVDKYYDPLSWLLRKIKGK, from the coding sequence ATGTCGGTAGCCAAGCTAAGAGTTTTTCGCGGTGACGCGCAGGGTGGAGAGGAAAAGGAGTACGAGGTCCCGGTAGATGAGGGGATGGTGGTCCTCGACGCGCTTTTCTACATACAGGCCAACTACAACGGCGACCTGGCGATAAGATGGAACTGCAAGGCGGCCAAGTGCGGCTCCTGCAGCACCGAGATAAACGGAAAACCGAAGCTTGCCTGCAAGACCCGCATGGACAGTTTCGCCGAGGGCGAAACGATCACCGTCTACCCGATCAAGGCGTTTCCCGTGATAAAGGACCTCGTGACCGACGTTTCTTGGAACTACGAAGTAAGCAAAAAGATTCCTCCGTTTACCCCCGCAGAAGATACCGAGTGGGTCATGTACCAGGAGGACGTCGAGAGGGGACAGGAATTCCGAAAATGCATAGAGTGCTTTCTCTGCCAGAACGTCTGTCACATACTTCGCGACCACAACAGAAAAGACGCGTTTGCGGGACCCAGGTTCATGATAAAGATCGCCGAGCGGGAGATGCATCCCCTGGATGTCCTTGACAGAAGGGAATTCGCGCGCGAGGAAGCTGGAGTCGGCTTCTGCAACATCACGAAATGCTGCACGGAAGTGTGCCCCGAGGACATACACATAACCGACAACGGAATCATTCCGCTTAAAGAGAGGGTGGTTGACAAGTATTATGATCCGCTTTCCTGGCTTTTAAGGAAGATTAAGGGGAAATAG
- the sucC gene encoding ADP-forming succinate--CoA ligase subunit beta — translation MNVHEYQAKKLLSDFGVRVPGGQVVFSADEVSEVLDTLNSAKYVVKAQIHAGGRGKGGGIKVVDNSHDAMEAADEIIGMNLVTHQTGPEGKTVGSVLIEEASSIEKEFYLGMVIDRSREKVVIMGSPEGGVEIEEVAAKSPEKIIKEHVDISLGIQPYQCRKIAYFMGLEGGAVRQAVSFITSLYRVFIEKDCSLAEINPLVLTSDGNIVALDAKINFDDNALFRHRDIAGLRDRDEEDPLELEASDAGISFVKLDGNIGCLVNGAGLAMATMDIIKHHGGEPANFLDVGGGATTEQVTKAFKMILSDENVKAIFVNIFGGIMKCDTIADGIVEAAGEVGINVPLVVRLEGTNVEAGREILSASGLDIQTGADMKEAASKVVEAAKSS, via the coding sequence TTGAACGTACACGAATACCAGGCCAAGAAGCTTCTTTCGGATTTCGGAGTCAGGGTTCCGGGCGGACAGGTGGTTTTCAGCGCGGATGAGGTGTCGGAGGTTCTCGACACCCTTAACTCTGCAAAATACGTGGTAAAAGCCCAGATTCACGCCGGCGGCCGGGGCAAGGGAGGCGGAATAAAGGTAGTTGACAATTCCCACGACGCTATGGAGGCCGCGGATGAGATAATCGGCATGAACCTGGTCACCCACCAGACGGGCCCCGAGGGCAAAACCGTGGGAAGCGTTCTCATCGAGGAAGCCTCAAGCATAGAAAAAGAGTTCTATCTCGGCATGGTTATTGACCGCTCCCGGGAAAAGGTGGTCATTATGGGAAGCCCTGAGGGCGGGGTTGAGATCGAGGAAGTGGCGGCCAAGTCTCCCGAGAAGATAATAAAGGAGCACGTCGATATCTCGCTTGGCATCCAGCCTTACCAGTGCCGGAAAATCGCTTATTTCATGGGTCTTGAGGGCGGTGCCGTGAGGCAGGCCGTATCGTTTATTACCTCCCTTTACCGTGTGTTTATCGAGAAGGACTGTTCCCTAGCGGAGATAAACCCGCTTGTTCTTACCTCGGACGGAAATATAGTTGCTCTTGACGCGAAGATTAACTTCGATGACAACGCTCTTTTCCGCCACCGTGACATCGCGGGGTTAAGGGACAGGGACGAAGAGGACCCGCTTGAGCTTGAAGCAAGCGACGCGGGGATAAGCTTTGTCAAGCTCGACGGAAACATCGGGTGTCTGGTTAACGGCGCGGGACTTGCCATGGCGACCATGGACATTATCAAGCACCACGGCGGAGAACCCGCGAACTTCCTTGACGTCGGCGGAGGAGCCACCACTGAGCAGGTTACAAAGGCCTTTAAGATGATCCTGAGCGACGAGAACGTGAAGGCTATATTCGTTAATATTTTCGGCGGCATCATGAAGTGCGACACCATCGCCGATGGTATCGTTGAGGCCGCGGGAGAGGTTGGGATAAATGTTCCTTTAGTGGTCAGGCTTGAAGGAACCAATGTTGAAGCCGGAAGGGAGATTCTTTCAGCTTCTGGTCTTGACATCCAGACCGGAGCCGATATGAAAGAGGCCGCGTCCAAAGTAGTTGAGGCCGCTAAAAGTAGCTGA